The Anaeromyxobacter sp. Fw109-5 genomic interval GCGAGAGGGCATGCCGCTGGCGGCGGCGGTCGAGGAGGCCGTCCTGGTCCGCTTCCGGCCGATGGCGCTCACCGCGCTGGCGGTGATCGTCGGCAGCGCCGTGATGCTCGCGGACCCCATCTTCCAGGGGCTCGCGGTGGCGCTCATGGCGGGCGCGGTCGCGGCGACGCTGCTCTCCCGCTACGCGGTGCCCGTCCTCTACTACATGCTCGCGCGGCGCGGCCGGGCCGCGGAGCTGCAGCGAGAGGGGGCGCGCGGCCGCACGGAGGAGGAGCGGGAGCGCCGGCCGCCCCCGCCGCTCGAGGCCGCGCTCGCGGCCGGCGGCGACGTGTACTGAGCGCCGCCGCGCACCCGCGTCAGGGCGGCTCGTCCCGAGCACGGCCCCGCAGCGACCGCTGCGGGAGCTGGTCGAGGGACGAGCCGCCGCGTGCGGGGGCGCTCGTCTCCGGGGCGATCGGCGCCGCCGTGCGGATGGGCGGCCGCTACTCCTCCTCGCCGGCGAGGTCGTCGACCCAGCTCATGGCGGCGAGCGCCGAGGGCCAGCCGATGGTGGTGATGGCGAGCCGGACGACGTGCGCGAGATCCTCTCGCGAGCAGCCGCCCGCGGTGGCGAAGCGCACGGCGGAGTGGACGCCCCCCTCCGTCCCGAGCCCCACCGCGATCCCGAGCTTCACGAGCCTGCGTTCGCGCTCGGAGAGCGGGCCGCTCTCGTGGAGCCGCCGCCCCAGCTCCTCGAAGGCGGCGTAGATCTCGGGGTGGGTCTTGGTGAAGCGCAGGAAGTTCTCGGGGAGCTTCTTCTGGGACATCGGTCACCTCGTGAGCGGGGTCTTTCGCGTGTCGTACACCGCCGCGACGGCCTCCGCGCGGCGGCGCCGTCCGAAGCCCCCTCATGGGAAGCGCGGCGGGGGTGCGGGCGGGCGCCGGGAGCCATCGCGCTCAGACAAAGGTCGACCGCCGCCCCGTGGCGCGGTCGAAGCGGTGCAGGCGGGACGGATCGAACGCGATCCGCACCGGCGCGCCGGGCGGCGCGTCGAACGCGGCGTCGCAGCGCGCGACGAGGCGCGTCCCGGCGCGCTCCACGGTGACCCAGGTCTCGGAGCCGATGGGCTCGACGAGCCAGACGCGCGCGTCGAGCCCGGGCGCCTCCGCGCGCGAGACCCGCAGGTCCTCGGGCCGCAGCGCGACGTCGAAGGCGCCCGGAGGGAGGCCGAGCACCTCCGGCGCGACGAGGTTCACGGGAGGGGTCCCGACGAAGCGCGCCACGAACGCGGTGGCCGGCGCGCCGTAGATCTCGCGCGGCGTCCCCACCTGCTCGAGCGCGCCGTCGCGCAGCACGGCGATGCGGTCCGCGAGCGTCATCGCCTCCGCCTGATCGTGCGTCACGTACACGAAGGTCGCGCCCAGCCGCTCGTGCAGCTTCTTCAGCTCGGCGCGGACGCCGAGCCGCAGCGCCGCGTCGAGGTTCGAGAGCGGCTCGTCGAGGAGGAACACCTTCGGGCGCCGGACCAGCGCGCGGCCCAGCGCGACGCGCTGGCGCTGACCGCCGGAGAGGGCCGCCGGGCGGCGCTCGAGGAGCGGGCCGAGGCCGAGCAGCGCGGCCACCTCCTCGACGCGCGCCGCGCGCTCCCGGCGCGGGACGCCCGCCACCTCGAGCGGGAAGGCCAGGTTCCGGCGCACCGACATGTGTGGGTAGAGCGCGTAGCTCTGGAACACCATCGCCACGTCCCGCTCGCGCGGGGAGAGCTCGTTCACCACGCGCCCGTCGATGCGCACGACCCCGGCGGTGGGCGCGTCGAGGCCGGCCACGAGCGAGAGCAGGGTGGACTTCCCGCAGCCGGACGGGCCGACCACCGCGAGCAGCTCGCCGTCGGCGACGGAGAGGGTCACGTCGCGGAGCGCGGCGACCGCGCCGTACGACTTCGAGAGCGACTCGAGGGAGAGGCGGACCCCGGCCACGCTCACCCC includes:
- a CDS encoding carboxymuconolactone decarboxylase family protein, which translates into the protein MSQKKLPENFLRFTKTHPEIYAAFEELGRRLHESGPLSERERRLVKLGIAVGLGTEGGVHSAVRFATAGGCSREDLAHVVRLAITTIGWPSALAAMSWVDDLAGEEE
- a CDS encoding ABC transporter ATP-binding protein, which gives rise to MSVAGVRLSLESLSKSYGAVAALRDVTLSVADGELLAVVGPSGCGKSTLLSLVAGLDAPTAGVVRIDGRVVNELSPRERDVAMVFQSYALYPHMSVRRNLAFPLEVAGVPRRERAARVEEVAALLGLGPLLERRPAALSGGQRQRVALGRALVRRPKVFLLDEPLSNLDAALRLGVRAELKKLHERLGATFVYVTHDQAEAMTLADRIAVLRDGALEQVGTPREIYGAPATAFVARFVGTPPVNLVAPEVLGLPPGAFDVALRPEDLRVSRAEAPGLDARVWLVEPIGSETWVTVERAGTRLVARCDAAFDAPPGAPVRIAFDPSRLHRFDRATGRRSTFV